The proteins below come from a single Miscanthus floridulus cultivar M001 chromosome 1, ASM1932011v1, whole genome shotgun sequence genomic window:
- the LOC136494128 gene encoding uncharacterized protein isoform X2, whose product MGKRNKGGRGGGGADDQLDGGSDADSVTSMSTALSNLQLAQATEHVNSQEFVLDKYIDALYEKRGSTREEALGALTDAFESFVLLGLVENKYVTLLSQFTNSIKKGSTKEVCLACRCIGLLAITLGAGSSSHEIMDESHPQLLRVLQTWPDAPKMISALDCLAVVTFVGATDLGETQLSLKAIWDVIHPKSGSNVGIVRKPKPPLLAAAVSAWAFLLTTVGSSRRNTDSWKEPITFLCSLLEAEDRAVRIAAGEALALCFELKLLDVSSSDEADVDSDTRETSGSKHQLFLNMQALKAKISGLVYSLSMEAGGRGADKKNLNDQRDLFQRISDFIKNGECPEESLRISGKNGILRVTSVTSWRELIQLNYMRWFLGRGFLKHSQDNDLLHDIFDIKIDRTENMSTTKKKMFRSEGEKGRAMKLNKERHLAQERKQNILNEQYG is encoded by the exons ATGG gTAAGAGGAACAAGGGCggtcgaggtggtggtggtgccgaTGACCAGCTTGACGGCGGCAGCGATGCCGATAGCGTGACCTCCATGTCCACTGCGCTGTCTAACCTTCAGCTCGCGCAGGCCACCGAGCATGTTAACTCGCAGGAATTCGTTCTTGACAAGTACATCGACGCGCTCTACGAGAAGAG GGGATCCACGAGAGAGGAAGCACTGGGTGCTCTTACCGATGCTTTTGAAAGTTTTGTGCTTCTTGGTTTAGTGGAAAACAA ATATGTCACACTATTGAGCCAGTTCACCAATTCAATTAAAAAGGGATCTACAAAGGAGGTGTGTCTGGCTTGTCGCTGCATTG GCTTACTGGCAATTACACTAGGTGCTGGAAGTAGTTCGCACGAAATAATGGATGAGTCACATCCACAGCTTTTGAGAGTTCTCCAAACTTGGCCTGATGCACCAAAGATGATCTCT GCACTTGATTGCTTAGCAGTTGTCACATTTGTTGGTGCAACTGATCTTGGTGAAACCCAGCTATCTCTGAAAGCCATCTGGGATGTGATCCATCCAAAATCAGGATCAAAT GTTGGCATTGTCAGAAAACCGAAGCCTCCTTTGTTAGCAGCTGCCGTATCTGCATGGGCATTTCTTTTAACAACTGTTGGTTCATCTAGAAGAAATACTGATTCTTGGAAAGA GCCAATTACATTTCTCTGTAGCCTTCTAGAAGCAGAGGATCGTGCTGTGCGGATTGCTGCTGGTGAAGCATTAGCTCTGTGTTTTGAGCTAAAACTGCTTGATGTTTCATCTAGTGATGAAGCTGATGTTGACAGTGACACTAGAGAGACCAGTGGTTCTAAGCATCAACTTTTCTTGAATATGCAAGCATTGAAGGCCAAAATATCTGGTCTAGTCTATAGTCTCTCTATGGAGGCAGGGGGCAGAGGTGCTGACAAGAAAAATCTTAATGATCAGAGAGACTTGTTCCAACGAATCTCAGATTTTATTAAG AATGGTGAGTGCCCTGAAGAATCACTTAGGATTTCAGGCAAGAATGGCATTTTAAGAGTTACATCAGTTACATCATGGCGAGAATTAATACAG TTGAACTATATGAGGTGGTTTCTTGGGCGAGGATTCTTGAAGCATTCACAG GACAATGATTTGCTGCATGATATCTTTGACATCAAAATTGATCGTACTGAAAACATGTCAACCACTAAAAAG AAAATGTTTAGATCTGAAGGAGAGAAAGGAAGAGCTATGAAATTAAATAAAGAGCGTCATCTGGCTCAG GAGAGGAAACAGAATATCTTGAACGAGCAATATGGATAG
- the LOC136494128 gene encoding uncharacterized protein isoform X1 encodes MGKSKRNKGGRGGGGADDQLDGGSDADSVTSMSTALSNLQLAQATEHVNSQEFVLDKYIDALYEKRGSTREEALGALTDAFESFVLLGLVENKYVTLLSQFTNSIKKGSTKEVCLACRCIGLLAITLGAGSSSHEIMDESHPQLLRVLQTWPDAPKMISALDCLAVVTFVGATDLGETQLSLKAIWDVIHPKSGSNVGIVRKPKPPLLAAAVSAWAFLLTTVGSSRRNTDSWKEPITFLCSLLEAEDRAVRIAAGEALALCFELKLLDVSSSDEADVDSDTRETSGSKHQLFLNMQALKAKISGLVYSLSMEAGGRGADKKNLNDQRDLFQRISDFIKNGECPEESLRISGKNGILRVTSVTSWRELIQLNYMRWFLGRGFLKHSQDNDLLHDIFDIKIDRTENMSTTKKKMFRSEGEKGRAMKLNKERHLAQERKQNILNEQYG; translated from the exons ATGGGCAAGA gTAAGAGGAACAAGGGCggtcgaggtggtggtggtgccgaTGACCAGCTTGACGGCGGCAGCGATGCCGATAGCGTGACCTCCATGTCCACTGCGCTGTCTAACCTTCAGCTCGCGCAGGCCACCGAGCATGTTAACTCGCAGGAATTCGTTCTTGACAAGTACATCGACGCGCTCTACGAGAAGAG GGGATCCACGAGAGAGGAAGCACTGGGTGCTCTTACCGATGCTTTTGAAAGTTTTGTGCTTCTTGGTTTAGTGGAAAACAA ATATGTCACACTATTGAGCCAGTTCACCAATTCAATTAAAAAGGGATCTACAAAGGAGGTGTGTCTGGCTTGTCGCTGCATTG GCTTACTGGCAATTACACTAGGTGCTGGAAGTAGTTCGCACGAAATAATGGATGAGTCACATCCACAGCTTTTGAGAGTTCTCCAAACTTGGCCTGATGCACCAAAGATGATCTCT GCACTTGATTGCTTAGCAGTTGTCACATTTGTTGGTGCAACTGATCTTGGTGAAACCCAGCTATCTCTGAAAGCCATCTGGGATGTGATCCATCCAAAATCAGGATCAAAT GTTGGCATTGTCAGAAAACCGAAGCCTCCTTTGTTAGCAGCTGCCGTATCTGCATGGGCATTTCTTTTAACAACTGTTGGTTCATCTAGAAGAAATACTGATTCTTGGAAAGA GCCAATTACATTTCTCTGTAGCCTTCTAGAAGCAGAGGATCGTGCTGTGCGGATTGCTGCTGGTGAAGCATTAGCTCTGTGTTTTGAGCTAAAACTGCTTGATGTTTCATCTAGTGATGAAGCTGATGTTGACAGTGACACTAGAGAGACCAGTGGTTCTAAGCATCAACTTTTCTTGAATATGCAAGCATTGAAGGCCAAAATATCTGGTCTAGTCTATAGTCTCTCTATGGAGGCAGGGGGCAGAGGTGCTGACAAGAAAAATCTTAATGATCAGAGAGACTTGTTCCAACGAATCTCAGATTTTATTAAG AATGGTGAGTGCCCTGAAGAATCACTTAGGATTTCAGGCAAGAATGGCATTTTAAGAGTTACATCAGTTACATCATGGCGAGAATTAATACAG TTGAACTATATGAGGTGGTTTCTTGGGCGAGGATTCTTGAAGCATTCACAG GACAATGATTTGCTGCATGATATCTTTGACATCAAAATTGATCGTACTGAAAACATGTCAACCACTAAAAAG AAAATGTTTAGATCTGAAGGAGAGAAAGGAAGAGCTATGAAATTAAATAAAGAGCGTCATCTGGCTCAG GAGAGGAAACAGAATATCTTGAACGAGCAATATGGATAG
- the LOC136494128 gene encoding uncharacterized protein isoform X3: MGKSKRNKGGRGGGGADDQLDGGSDADSVTSMSTALSNLQLAQATEHVNSQEFVLDKYIDALYEKRGSTREEALGALTDAFESFVLLGLVENKYVTLLSQFTNSIKKGSTKEVCLACRCIGLLAITLGAGSSSHEIMDESHPQLLRVLQTWPDAPKMISALDCLAVVTFVGATDLGETQLSLKAIWDVIHPKSGSNVGIVRKPKPPLLAAAVSAWAFLLTTVGSSRRNTDSWKEPITFLCSLLEAEDRAVRIAAGEALALCFELKLLDVSSSDEADVDSDTRETSGSKHQLFLNMQALKAKISGLVYSLSMEAGGRGADKKNLNDQRDLFQRISDFIKNGECPEESLRISGKNGILRVTSVTSWRELIQLNYMRWFLGRGFLKHSQDNDLLHDIFDIKIDRTENMSTTKKERKQNILNEQYG, from the exons ATGGGCAAGA gTAAGAGGAACAAGGGCggtcgaggtggtggtggtgccgaTGACCAGCTTGACGGCGGCAGCGATGCCGATAGCGTGACCTCCATGTCCACTGCGCTGTCTAACCTTCAGCTCGCGCAGGCCACCGAGCATGTTAACTCGCAGGAATTCGTTCTTGACAAGTACATCGACGCGCTCTACGAGAAGAG GGGATCCACGAGAGAGGAAGCACTGGGTGCTCTTACCGATGCTTTTGAAAGTTTTGTGCTTCTTGGTTTAGTGGAAAACAA ATATGTCACACTATTGAGCCAGTTCACCAATTCAATTAAAAAGGGATCTACAAAGGAGGTGTGTCTGGCTTGTCGCTGCATTG GCTTACTGGCAATTACACTAGGTGCTGGAAGTAGTTCGCACGAAATAATGGATGAGTCACATCCACAGCTTTTGAGAGTTCTCCAAACTTGGCCTGATGCACCAAAGATGATCTCT GCACTTGATTGCTTAGCAGTTGTCACATTTGTTGGTGCAACTGATCTTGGTGAAACCCAGCTATCTCTGAAAGCCATCTGGGATGTGATCCATCCAAAATCAGGATCAAAT GTTGGCATTGTCAGAAAACCGAAGCCTCCTTTGTTAGCAGCTGCCGTATCTGCATGGGCATTTCTTTTAACAACTGTTGGTTCATCTAGAAGAAATACTGATTCTTGGAAAGA GCCAATTACATTTCTCTGTAGCCTTCTAGAAGCAGAGGATCGTGCTGTGCGGATTGCTGCTGGTGAAGCATTAGCTCTGTGTTTTGAGCTAAAACTGCTTGATGTTTCATCTAGTGATGAAGCTGATGTTGACAGTGACACTAGAGAGACCAGTGGTTCTAAGCATCAACTTTTCTTGAATATGCAAGCATTGAAGGCCAAAATATCTGGTCTAGTCTATAGTCTCTCTATGGAGGCAGGGGGCAGAGGTGCTGACAAGAAAAATCTTAATGATCAGAGAGACTTGTTCCAACGAATCTCAGATTTTATTAAG AATGGTGAGTGCCCTGAAGAATCACTTAGGATTTCAGGCAAGAATGGCATTTTAAGAGTTACATCAGTTACATCATGGCGAGAATTAATACAG TTGAACTATATGAGGTGGTTTCTTGGGCGAGGATTCTTGAAGCATTCACAG GACAATGATTTGCTGCATGATATCTTTGACATCAAAATTGATCGTACTGAAAACATGTCAACCACTAAAAAG GAGAGGAAACAGAATATCTTGAACGAGCAATATGGATAG
- the LOC136494128 gene encoding uncharacterized protein isoform X4, translating into MGKSKRNKGGRGGGGADDQLDGGSDADSVTSMSTALSNLQLAQATEHVNSQEFVLDKYIDALYEKRGSTREEALGALTDAFESFVLLGLVENKYVTLLSQFTNSIKKGSTKEVCLACRCIGLLAITLGAGSSSHEIMDESHPQLLRVLQTWPDAPKMISALDCLAVVTFVGATDLGETQLSLKAIWDVIHPKSGSNVGIVRKPKPPLLAAAVSAWAFLLTTVGSSRRNTDSWKEPITFLCSLLEAEDRAVRIAAGEALALCFELKLLDVSSSDEADVDSDTRETSGSKHQLFLNMQALKAKISGLVYSLSMEAGGRGADKKNLNDQRDLFQRISDFIKNGECPEESLRISGKNGILRVTSVTSWRELIQLNYMRWFLGRGFLKHSQDNDLLHDIFDIKIDRTENMSTTKKVSLSW; encoded by the exons ATGGGCAAGA gTAAGAGGAACAAGGGCggtcgaggtggtggtggtgccgaTGACCAGCTTGACGGCGGCAGCGATGCCGATAGCGTGACCTCCATGTCCACTGCGCTGTCTAACCTTCAGCTCGCGCAGGCCACCGAGCATGTTAACTCGCAGGAATTCGTTCTTGACAAGTACATCGACGCGCTCTACGAGAAGAG GGGATCCACGAGAGAGGAAGCACTGGGTGCTCTTACCGATGCTTTTGAAAGTTTTGTGCTTCTTGGTTTAGTGGAAAACAA ATATGTCACACTATTGAGCCAGTTCACCAATTCAATTAAAAAGGGATCTACAAAGGAGGTGTGTCTGGCTTGTCGCTGCATTG GCTTACTGGCAATTACACTAGGTGCTGGAAGTAGTTCGCACGAAATAATGGATGAGTCACATCCACAGCTTTTGAGAGTTCTCCAAACTTGGCCTGATGCACCAAAGATGATCTCT GCACTTGATTGCTTAGCAGTTGTCACATTTGTTGGTGCAACTGATCTTGGTGAAACCCAGCTATCTCTGAAAGCCATCTGGGATGTGATCCATCCAAAATCAGGATCAAAT GTTGGCATTGTCAGAAAACCGAAGCCTCCTTTGTTAGCAGCTGCCGTATCTGCATGGGCATTTCTTTTAACAACTGTTGGTTCATCTAGAAGAAATACTGATTCTTGGAAAGA GCCAATTACATTTCTCTGTAGCCTTCTAGAAGCAGAGGATCGTGCTGTGCGGATTGCTGCTGGTGAAGCATTAGCTCTGTGTTTTGAGCTAAAACTGCTTGATGTTTCATCTAGTGATGAAGCTGATGTTGACAGTGACACTAGAGAGACCAGTGGTTCTAAGCATCAACTTTTCTTGAATATGCAAGCATTGAAGGCCAAAATATCTGGTCTAGTCTATAGTCTCTCTATGGAGGCAGGGGGCAGAGGTGCTGACAAGAAAAATCTTAATGATCAGAGAGACTTGTTCCAACGAATCTCAGATTTTATTAAG AATGGTGAGTGCCCTGAAGAATCACTTAGGATTTCAGGCAAGAATGGCATTTTAAGAGTTACATCAGTTACATCATGGCGAGAATTAATACAG TTGAACTATATGAGGTGGTTTCTTGGGCGAGGATTCTTGAAGCATTCACAG GACAATGATTTGCTGCATGATATCTTTGACATCAAAATTGATCGTACTGAAAACATGTCAACCACTAAAAAG GTTAGTTTGTCATGGTAG
- the LOC136541763 gene encoding peroxidase 70-like, with translation MAGVDGARTPPAPRGGGRCGGGGRQPEDWRRGTRGGEAESSMSRFARIHGRPGLTLNGSETHYNPDPTVHIATWPDLTASGFAGDVSLSVSPLLVQDSFTENVFCRPEGVVPSGVILSCIIKEAKCRYSLLPISIYKKKLWPLPLLCSLLRSQFPNQSYWRTVHTMTPLDCDMAPAASPKKHLSRSRPLPRHCCLMTLTLALATTAAVASAQLSSEDYYDASCPAALLTIRTAVWTAVLLDHRMGASLLRLHFHDCFVQGCDASVLLDDTASFTGEKGAGPNAGSLRGFDVIDNIKTLLELLCPQTVSCADILAVAARDSVAQLGGPSWSVPLGRRDATTASASLANSDLPGPTSNLNGLLNAFSNKGLSSTDMVALSGAHTVGRAQCKNFRARIYNDTDIDATYAASLRASCPAQAGGASDGALEPLDGSTPDAIDNAYFGNLLSQRGLLHSDQALFGGGGGATDGLVSTYASSADQWGSDFAAAMVKMGNLSPLTGTDGEIRVNCRRVN, from the exons ATGGCGGGGGTGGACGGCGCCCGCACCCCGCCCGCGCCAAGAGGAGGAGGGAGGTGCGGAGGCGGCGGACGACAGCCGGAGGACTGGAGGAGAGGAACGCGCGGCGGAGAGGCCGAGTCGTCCATGAGCCGGTTCGCGAGGATTCACGGCCGCCCGGGTTTAACGCTTAACGGGTCAGAGACCCACTATAACCCCGATCCGACGGTCCATATTGCGACTTGGCCAGATCTGACGGCTAGCGGGTTTGCGGGTGACGTGTCCCTATCCGTTAGCCCGCTTTTGGTGCAGGATTCGTTTACGGAGAATGTGTTTTGTCGACCAGAAGGGGTGGTGCCATCTGGTGTCATACTGTCATGCATTATTAAGGAGGCTAAATGCCGATATTCGTTGTTGCCTATATCTATCTATAAAAAGAAGCTCTGGCCTCTTCCACTGCTCTGCAGTCTACTCCGATCCCAATTCCCAAACCAGAGTTATTGGAGGACGGTGCATACCATGACACCCCTCGACTGCGACATGGCTCCTGCAGCTTCTCCCAAGAAGCACCTCTCGCGGTCGCGGCCTCTCCCTCGTCACTGCTGCTTGATGACCTTGACCCTTGCACTGGCGACGACCGCCGCGGTGGCCAGCGCGCAGCTGTCGTCGGAGGACTACTACGACGCCTCCTGCCCCGCCGCCCTCCTCACCATCAGGACCGCCGTTTGGACGGCCGTGCTGCTGGACCACCGCATGGGGGCCTCCCTTCTCCGCCTCcacttccacgactgcttcgtgCAG GGTTGCGACGCGTCGGTGCTGCTAGACGACACGGCGAGCTTCACCGGCGAGAAGGGAGCGGGGCCGAACGCGGGGTCGCTTCGCGGCTTCGACGTGATCGACAACATCAAGACGCTGCTGGAGCTGCTGTGCCCGCAGACCGTCTCCTGCGCCGAcatcctcgccgtcgccgcccgcgACTCCGTTGCACAA CTGGGAGGACCATCGTGGTCGGTTCCCTTGGGCAGGAGGGACGCCACCACGGCGAGCGCGTCCCTGGCCAACAGTGACCTGCCCGGACCCACCAGCAACCTCAACGGCCTCCTCAACGCTTTCTCCAACAAGGGTTTGAGCAGCACCGACATGGTTGCCCTCTCAG GTGCCCACACCGTCGGCCGGGCGCAGTGCAAGAACTTCCGGGCCCGGATCTACAACGACACCGACATCGACGCCACCTACGCGGCGTCGCTGCGGGCCAGCTGCCCCGCGCAGGCCGGCGGCGCCAGCGACGGCGCGCTCGAGCCGCTCGACGGCTCCACGCCGGACGCCATCGACAACGCCTACTTCGGCAACCTGCTCTCCCAGCGCGGCCTGCTCCACTCCGACCAGGCGCtcttcggcggcggcggtggcgcgacgGACGGCCTCGTCAGCACCTACGCGTCCAGCGCCGACCAGTGGGGGAGCGACTTCGCCGCGGCCATGGTCAAGATGGGCAACCTTAGCCCGCTCACCGGCACCGACGGCGAGATCAGGGTCAACTGCCGGAGAGTGAATTAA